The proteins below are encoded in one region of Microbispora sp. NBC_01189:
- a CDS encoding LamG-like jellyroll fold domain-containing protein: MRAVRCALTEVDGVRRSRFGLGKQGPARWLVRFTAIVIVALLPGTLQLPVYPAPVSPLRVFLNLPDVGSGSADAPPIQQSGSAQGLPHLVDASLTEPRDMRIPGPRPEDDGKRPDGALPVEKQRTPTDEPAEGGLKSPPPLPKEISEAESQDESENTPPAETVRTQGLSLRRISTGVGLAASTRRVSTESVTPRSRTSSSAAKTAMADGAPSVSNVAASGTQGAGLWTFSSLTPYFQARITDPLWRSSFLAYELEHDPSVPAQGSGLISSGTGTTSAASGSTTDVSVPSGKLTDGWLVRWRVRGVTTTGVAGQWSDWQSAKVDVNKPSVSELWATGTKSSGFWTLSSLTPTFQGKISDPTFSRRSYLGAEVEHDPSVPAQGSGLIWSGTGTTSTTFDTPTASVSVPSGKLTDGWQVRWRVRAATTTGVNGPWSDWQSAVVDTKKPVISELTATGTQSAGLWTLSSLTPRFQARIKEQTLFPSSYLKAEVEHDPSVPDQGAGLIWSGTGTSSTSWDTQYASVSVPSGKLTDGWLVRWRVRAVPTTGADGAWSDWQSSKLDITKPSVSEVSATGMQSAGLWTMSSLTPAFRAKISDEMFLRGSYLGVQVEHDPAAPDQGSGLIWSGTGTTATNLDTKYASVSMPSGKLTDGWVVRWRVRGVTTTGVNGPWSDWQSTRVDVTKPSVSELTTTGTEGAGLWTLSSLTPRFRAKITDIGFLRDSYLGAEVEHDPSVPAQGSGLIWSATGTTPTDMFNDARYATVSVPSGKLTDGWLVRWRVRAVTTTGVNGPWSDWQTARIAVNKPAGTGLGVVPGTKTGDTSWILASSTPWLYTQVTDAGGLASYLQAEVEHDPSKPGQGSGLIWSGKATTSYASGSNAWVQVPAGKLTDGWLVRWRVRGVNTAGTSGPWSDWQTATVSLDRPAVVAPGITPGTPGGSTWTAGSLTPWFFGKLTDPQGRSSYLGIEIEHDPEAADQGSGQIYAGTGTTAYPSGSNAWAAIPSGKLSEGWRIRWRVRGVTTSGTNGPWSLWQSATVSALPFQVFSPGDNTQVGTLTPMLSAHAQSSVGTKVVYWFQICSGTKDHWTWCESSYEWAKDGTFNVPSKRLQWGKTYWWYAKAATSAVTVTSPWKTFTTAPEQGTINSLLAAGTEGREFNHVNGNYSRSVTDLSVSTAGLPLAVNRTYNSLDPRSDGAFGSGWTTRWDMRIQDEGRAIAYPSMVGHWRLGDLGTVFAADASGRGFNAVLSAGTSAVSGKIGGAIAKSGGAVATTTGPVLRTDDSYTVASWLKLNDRTGSYQVAQQNGTNRAPYYLGVDQATGQLMFATYASDTAGSARTAVLSGVNAPVGEWFHVAGVYDKAAGAISLYLNGELMRTVTGVPAGWNATGTTVLGSEIKGAIDDIRMFQQALTLGQIRELAGMKTITPPATVLVTYPDGSQQRFASRGDDTYASPPGTFASLVTLDDGGWRLMDQSATSYWFDVSGRLTKVSDRRNHTQDLVYGTDGKLLKVTATGGRTLTFGWTGGHVTSVATDRVDGMPITWTYEYDGDKLIKACPPAATGACTTYTYTDASRYRSVVLDSGPTGYWRLNGTTNVLYGKVASAAGVDTGKSDGKLMGSSANATVGVAGALGGSSDTAMTFAGTAGSEYVALPEATVSGLGGNLSVEAWFKTTSSGTILGYQNSLDDVPMMFALGVYVGTDGRLRGQFWNGTIAPITSPGRVNDGAWHHVVLSGSENIQTMFLDGQPVGGLAGKITHTGSDTMWDTRIGNGFGAPGWPSTTSSFTTFPFAGSIDEVAVYPKPLGLAEVRTHYAARTAGSLLTKETQPSGRVHAENTYAADGGRLKTHTDDDGGTWKLSDLVYTKESTTQVSATATVTDPHNGTLSYVGNALRGYQTVSITDQVGKTTLYAYDTGGFPAKITDPNGKATDLSYNVRGNLIAKKTCRSSDTCFTEYYSYYLNADDPFDPRNDRATAYRDGRSASATDDTYAVAAIYDSFGELTKKTVPATPDFPQGRSQTSVYTDGTEPAVGGGATPAGLVKSAKDFRGNETIYAYTAAGDLAQETGPTGLVKKYGYDAIGRVITRTEVSTANPDGVTTTTAYDPQGRPATITGPGVRNEVTGVTHTLRQTSTYDADSNPLTTTVSDPTGGDPQRTTTYTYDDYGRADSVTGPEGGVERFGYDHKGQKVSYTDLRGSVYNYSYTARGELATTILKGWTGSPVSPQAATDVVMMSYAYDPAGRLASQTDAMGRTTSYTYYDDGLTAQTIASGVRPNGSPTRRDVVLDAKLYDPAGHVTRQTTDGGTLRIDAVYDAAGRLTSQTADPGRLARKTAYAYDANDNAVSVTKTAAGTDRAETTEYAYNVDNQPIRQTVHNDGQDLVTALTVDDRKLITAITDPRGTASGANAADYTTDIRYDAVGKAIELKLPQVQVERNGGAAAPARPTTRLGYNTYGEQTHAVDPEGRTGTSLFDRAGRLVSQDMPAYTPPGGQAITPTVTASYDAAGQQISATDARGHTTTALYDGLGRKVQVSQPLVGGAAAGISTYTYDLLGEALSLTDPTGAHWEATYDDLGRQITTTTFERKPTAVAYVTTYEYDDADNLSKVIRPTGDAATRAYNAFGEMTSHTDALANSTTFDYDLSGRVVKTTNPLGVSNTAKYDLAGRQIETADVDAGGSVLRTRKFGYDAVGNQTSQTTATGHTTTRTYDAGNRLIEQHEPVSATETINTSFGYDAAGQQTRSTDGRGNTTYTTYNGLGLVESVIEPSTAAHPNPSDRTWTTIYDATGNQVTSLLPGGVKVERTFDELNRLVKQSGSGAEAVTEDKNFTYDLAGRLTNADELAFSLNDRGLLLKSSGPDGDINAYAYDGDNRLVQRVDATGTASFTWDDADRLTSMADPVTSATIKYGYDKAARLTSVVYGANGAHRAYSYDPLNRLTRDELKSSQDSPIASIDYGYDADDNLKTKTTAGTAGAGTNTYTYDWANRLTSWTAPDGNTTEYGWDGAGNRIREGDKTYTYDERNRLTSGDGYTFTYTARGTLAEASNGKVEVTKFDAFDRLIQDDAVTYDYDAFDRMATRTDSGQVMKFAYDGQTNNLVAVTDGNNVKKATYGRDAFGRTVSLSDGGGGQLAFSDLHGDLIGTFTIDGGALVDSIAYNPFGEVITQTGVTHDLGYQGGYTDPSTKKVNMAARWYQPATGNFVSRDAATLAADPSVQLNRYAYANDNPLTHIDPDGHKAKKVKKKVVAVGSKTWMKDCKKKHNDNACKEVKDYHNDCMEEYGRSGCKDAEAVYLKCRDKGKTALACESREVYAACEPEGGKWHCRDAITVYKECRTKLNYNSSNRAVCVEGVHEYMACRPKYNKTPCSEATRLYEECRLGKNGVTECRDAADLYGTCRDWGKDSYNKDSTTCGSISRRFIGCQKLYAGDSCHDVGILQLECLKVAKNDFAACNRLADTFTECFKEANKDTQQCGRAPKQDCKSHKTFAKCVTTYSALQAWLVDHIMDIWSDTSTVCALSAAVGAVSTLGSTSVVAAGIAAGCALATTFSTASASGLNKRWDDLRKANPGRGIVVTYITTYGIASWDINLL; encoded by the coding sequence ATGCGCGCAGTTCGCTGTGCGCTGACGGAGGTGGACGGGGTGCGACGGAGTCGGTTCGGCCTGGGAAAGCAGGGCCCGGCCCGGTGGCTGGTGCGTTTCACGGCGATCGTGATAGTCGCGCTTCTTCCTGGAACGTTACAGCTTCCGGTCTACCCGGCGCCGGTGTCTCCACTGCGTGTTTTCCTGAACCTTCCGGATGTCGGTTCCGGCTCAGCAGACGCTCCGCCGATTCAGCAGTCCGGCTCGGCACAGGGGCTGCCGCACCTCGTCGATGCGTCCTTGACCGAGCCGAGGGATATGCGGATTCCGGGGCCGCGGCCGGAGGACGACGGAAAGCGTCCGGACGGTGCCCTGCCGGTAGAAAAGCAGCGCACCCCGACCGACGAGCCGGCTGAGGGTGGTCTGAAGTCTCCGCCGCCGCTGCCCAAGGAGATCAGCGAAGCTGAGTCTCAGGACGAGTCGGAGAACACGCCTCCGGCCGAGACCGTTCGAACCCAGGGCCTTTCGCTGAGGCGCATAAGCACGGGGGTGGGACTAGCGGCTTCTACCCGGCGTGTGTCGACTGAGTCGGTGACGCCTCGATCGCGCACTTCGTCGAGCGCGGCTAAGACAGCGATGGCCGACGGGGCTCCGAGCGTGTCGAACGTGGCAGCATCCGGAACCCAGGGTGCGGGTCTGTGGACGTTTTCCTCGTTGACCCCGTATTTCCAGGCCAGGATCACCGACCCGTTGTGGCGGTCCTCTTTTCTGGCCTATGAGCTTGAGCATGATCCGTCGGTGCCGGCCCAGGGGAGCGGCCTGATTTCTTCAGGAACGGGAACGACGTCGGCTGCATCGGGGTCCACTACCGACGTAAGCGTTCCCTCCGGGAAGCTGACCGATGGCTGGCTGGTGCGGTGGCGTGTTCGTGGTGTGACGACGACGGGTGTAGCAGGGCAATGGTCGGACTGGCAGTCGGCGAAGGTTGATGTCAACAAGCCCTCGGTTTCTGAGCTTTGGGCGACCGGGACGAAGAGTTCCGGGTTTTGGACGTTGTCGTCGTTGACTCCGACTTTTCAGGGGAAGATCTCTGATCCCACGTTCTCCAGGCGTTCGTATCTGGGCGCTGAGGTGGAGCACGATCCCTCGGTGCCGGCTCAGGGGTCGGGGCTGATCTGGTCGGGGACGGGCACGACCTCGACCACCTTTGATACGCCGACCGCATCCGTGTCGGTGCCCTCGGGAAAGTTGACTGACGGCTGGCAGGTGCGGTGGCGCGTACGTGCCGCGACGACGACGGGTGTGAACGGCCCCTGGTCGGACTGGCAGTCAGCGGTGGTCGATACGAAGAAGCCCGTGATATCGGAGCTGACGGCCACCGGGACGCAGAGCGCCGGCTTGTGGACCCTCTCCTCCTTGACTCCGAGATTTCAGGCGAGGATCAAAGAACAGACGCTCTTCCCATCGTCATACCTGAAGGCTGAGGTGGAGCACGATCCCTCGGTTCCGGATCAGGGTGCGGGGTTGATCTGGTCAGGGACGGGCACGAGTTCGACATCGTGGGATACGCAGTATGCGTCTGTTTCGGTGCCGTCGGGCAAGTTGACTGACGGCTGGTTGGTGCGGTGGCGCGTTCGTGCCGTACCGACGACAGGCGCGGATGGGGCATGGTCCGACTGGCAGTCGTCGAAGCTCGACATAACCAAGCCCTCGGTGTCGGAGGTGTCGGCGACCGGGATGCAGAGCGCCGGCTTGTGGACGATGTCGTCGTTAACGCCGGCCTTCCGGGCGAAGATCTCGGATGAGATGTTCCTGCGAGGTTCCTATCTCGGGGTTCAGGTGGAGCACGATCCGGCGGCGCCGGATCAGGGTTCGGGGTTGATCTGGTCGGGGACGGGCACGACCGCGACGAATCTCGATACGAAATACGCATCCGTGTCCATGCCGTCGGGCAAGTTGACCGACGGTTGGGTGGTGCGGTGGCGTGTTCGCGGTGTGACGACGACGGGTGTCAACGGCCCGTGGTCCGACTGGCAGTCGACGAGGGTCGATGTCACCAAGCCCTCGGTCTCGGAGTTGACGACGACCGGGACGGAAGGCGCCGGCCTGTGGACATTGTCGTCTCTGACGCCGAGGTTCAGAGCGAAGATCACGGATATCGGGTTTCTCCGGGACTCCTATCTAGGGGCGGAGGTCGAGCACGATCCGTCGGTGCCTGCTCAGGGTTCGGGGCTTATTTGGTCGGCGACAGGGACGACGCCTACCGACATGTTCAACGACGCCCGGTATGCAACGGTTTCGGTACCGTCCGGGAAGCTGACCGACGGGTGGCTGGTGCGGTGGCGTGTTCGCGCTGTGACGACGACCGGGGTGAACGGGCCCTGGTCGGATTGGCAAACAGCCAGGATCGCGGTCAACAAGCCGGCAGGGACAGGTCTTGGGGTGGTCCCCGGGACGAAGACGGGCGACACCTCGTGGATTCTCGCCTCATCGACGCCCTGGCTCTACACGCAGGTCACCGATGCCGGTGGTCTCGCCTCATATCTACAGGCGGAGGTCGAGCATGACCCGTCCAAGCCGGGCCAGGGTTCGGGACTGATTTGGTCGGGAAAGGCGACCACGTCGTATGCGTCCGGATCGAACGCCTGGGTGCAGGTTCCCGCTGGGAAGCTGACCGATGGCTGGCTCGTCCGCTGGCGGGTGCGCGGTGTCAACACCGCTGGTACGAGCGGGCCTTGGTCGGACTGGCAGACAGCGACCGTCAGCCTCGACAGACCGGCCGTTGTCGCGCCGGGGATAACTCCGGGAACACCGGGAGGGTCGACCTGGACAGCGGGATCGCTCACGCCCTGGTTCTTCGGGAAGTTGACCGATCCGCAGGGGCGCAGCTCTTACCTGGGCATCGAGATCGAGCATGATCCGGAGGCGGCCGACCAGGGGTCGGGGCAGATCTACGCCGGGACCGGCACAACGGCGTACCCGTCCGGATCCAACGCCTGGGCGGCAATCCCGTCGGGGAAGCTATCCGAGGGGTGGAGGATCCGGTGGCGGGTTCGCGGCGTCACCACGAGCGGAACAAACGGTCCGTGGTCCCTGTGGCAGTCCGCGACGGTTTCCGCTCTGCCCTTCCAGGTCTTCTCTCCAGGGGACAACACCCAGGTCGGCACGCTGACACCGATGCTGTCCGCGCACGCACAGTCCTCCGTCGGCACGAAGGTCGTCTACTGGTTCCAGATCTGCTCGGGCACAAAGGACCACTGGACGTGGTGTGAGAGTTCCTACGAGTGGGCCAAGGACGGGACGTTCAACGTGCCGTCGAAGAGATTGCAGTGGGGCAAGACCTACTGGTGGTACGCGAAGGCCGCGACAAGCGCGGTGACGGTGACCTCCCCGTGGAAGACCTTCACCACCGCACCGGAACAGGGAACCATCAACTCCCTCCTGGCTGCCGGAACCGAAGGCCGTGAGTTCAATCATGTGAACGGGAACTACTCACGTTCGGTGACCGACCTGTCCGTTTCCACGGCTGGACTTCCGCTGGCCGTGAACCGCACGTACAACAGCCTCGACCCGCGTTCCGATGGAGCGTTCGGCTCGGGTTGGACCACCCGCTGGGACATGCGGATCCAGGACGAGGGGCGGGCCATCGCCTATCCGTCGATGGTGGGTCACTGGCGGCTGGGCGACCTTGGCACTGTGTTCGCGGCGGACGCTTCCGGCCGTGGCTTCAACGCGGTCCTCTCGGCCGGGACATCCGCGGTCTCGGGAAAGATCGGCGGCGCCATCGCGAAGTCCGGCGGTGCGGTCGCGACGACGACCGGTCCCGTGCTGCGCACTGATGACAGCTACACCGTCGCCTCCTGGCTGAAGCTGAACGATCGGACGGGCTCGTACCAGGTGGCCCAGCAGAACGGCACCAACCGGGCGCCGTACTACCTGGGAGTCGACCAGGCGACCGGGCAGTTGATGTTCGCCACGTACGCGTCCGACACCGCCGGTTCCGCCCGCACCGCCGTGCTGTCTGGGGTGAACGCCCCCGTCGGAGAGTGGTTCCACGTTGCCGGTGTGTACGACAAGGCTGCGGGCGCCATCTCCCTTTATCTGAACGGTGAACTGATGAGGACGGTCACCGGAGTACCAGCAGGCTGGAACGCGACCGGGACAACGGTGCTCGGCAGCGAGATCAAGGGCGCCATCGACGACATCCGCATGTTCCAGCAGGCCCTGACCCTCGGTCAGATCCGGGAACTGGCCGGCATGAAGACGATCACGCCACCCGCCACCGTGCTGGTCACCTACCCCGACGGCAGTCAGCAGCGGTTCGCGTCCAGGGGCGACGACACCTACGCCTCGCCGCCGGGCACCTTCGCCAGCCTGGTCACCCTGGACGACGGTGGCTGGCGACTGATGGACCAGTCCGCCACGTCCTACTGGTTCGACGTGTCCGGGCGGTTGACCAAGGTCAGCGACAGGAGAAACCACACGCAGGACCTGGTGTACGGCACGGACGGCAAGCTCCTGAAGGTGACCGCGACCGGGGGGCGTACGCTCACCTTCGGCTGGACCGGCGGCCACGTGACGAGCGTTGCCACCGACCGCGTCGACGGAATGCCCATCACCTGGACGTACGAGTACGACGGTGACAAGCTGATCAAGGCATGCCCTCCGGCCGCGACAGGCGCGTGCACCACCTACACGTACACGGATGCCTCTCGATACCGCAGCGTGGTGCTCGACTCCGGGCCAACCGGCTACTGGCGTCTCAACGGGACCACGAACGTGCTGTACGGCAAGGTGGCCAGCGCTGCCGGGGTGGACACCGGCAAGAGCGACGGCAAGCTGATGGGAAGTTCGGCCAACGCCACCGTAGGCGTGGCGGGCGCGCTGGGCGGATCGTCGGACACGGCGATGACGTTCGCGGGAACCGCCGGATCGGAGTACGTGGCACTGCCCGAGGCCACCGTCAGCGGACTGGGCGGCAACCTCTCCGTCGAAGCCTGGTTCAAGACCACCTCTTCGGGCACGATCCTCGGCTACCAGAACTCCTTGGACGACGTGCCCATGATGTTCGCGCTGGGCGTCTATGTCGGTACCGACGGCAGGCTGCGGGGTCAGTTCTGGAACGGAACCATCGCTCCCATCACCTCGCCCGGCAGGGTCAACGACGGAGCCTGGCATCATGTCGTGCTGTCCGGCTCGGAGAACATCCAGACGATGTTCCTCGACGGCCAGCCCGTCGGCGGTCTCGCGGGCAAGATCACCCATACCGGCAGCGACACCATGTGGGACACCCGCATCGGCAATGGATTCGGCGCTCCCGGCTGGCCCTCCACGACCTCGTCGTTCACGACCTTCCCGTTCGCCGGCAGCATCGACGAGGTCGCGGTCTACCCCAAGCCCCTCGGACTCGCCGAGGTTCGCACGCACTACGCCGCGCGAACGGCCGGGTCGCTGTTGACCAAGGAGACCCAGCCGTCGGGGCGTGTCCACGCGGAGAACACCTATGCCGCGGATGGCGGCCGCCTCAAGACGCACACCGACGACGACGGCGGCACCTGGAAGCTGTCGGACCTGGTCTACACCAAGGAGTCGACCACCCAGGTCTCGGCCACAGCCACCGTGACCGACCCGCACAACGGCACCCTGAGCTACGTCGGCAATGCTCTGCGCGGATATCAGACGGTCTCCATCACAGACCAGGTCGGCAAGACCACTCTCTACGCCTACGACACAGGCGGCTTCCCCGCGAAGATCACAGATCCCAACGGCAAGGCGACCGACTTGTCGTACAACGTGCGCGGCAATCTCATCGCCAAGAAGACGTGCCGCAGCAGCGACACGTGCTTCACGGAGTACTACTCCTACTACCTGAATGCGGACGATCCCTTCGATCCCCGGAACGACCGGGCCACGGCCTACCGCGATGGCAGGTCGGCATCGGCGACGGACGACACCTATGCGGTCGCCGCCATATACGACAGTTTCGGCGAGCTGACGAAGAAGACCGTTCCGGCCACACCCGACTTTCCCCAAGGCCGCTCGCAGACCAGCGTCTACACCGACGGCACGGAACCAGCAGTTGGCGGTGGTGCCACGCCGGCCGGTCTGGTGAAGTCCGCGAAGGACTTCAGGGGCAACGAGACCATCTATGCGTACACGGCCGCCGGGGACCTTGCCCAGGAGACCGGCCCTACAGGTCTCGTCAAGAAGTACGGCTATGACGCCATCGGGCGAGTGATCACCCGAACTGAGGTCTCGACGGCGAACCCCGACGGGGTCACGACGACCACCGCCTACGACCCGCAGGGTCGGCCCGCGACCATAACGGGCCCAGGGGTCAGGAACGAGGTCACCGGGGTGACGCACACCCTGCGGCAGACCTCCACCTACGACGCCGACAGCAACCCGCTGACCACGACCGTGTCCGACCCGACCGGCGGCGATCCGCAGCGCACGACCACCTACACCTACGACGACTACGGACGCGCCGACTCCGTGACCGGCCCAGAAGGTGGTGTCGAGCGGTTCGGTTACGACCACAAGGGACAAAAGGTCAGCTACACCGACCTGCGTGGGTCGGTCTACAACTACTCCTATACGGCCCGTGGTGAACTCGCCACGACCATCCTCAAGGGATGGACCGGCAGCCCGGTCAGCCCACAGGCCGCCACCGATGTGGTCATGATGTCGTACGCCTATGATCCGGCCGGAAGGCTTGCCTCCCAGACCGATGCGATGGGCCGCACCACCTCGTACACCTACTACGACGACGGCCTGACCGCACAGACGATCGCCAGTGGAGTCCGGCCGAACGGCTCGCCCACCCGCCGGGATGTGGTGCTGGACGCCAAGCTGTACGACCCGGCCGGACACGTCACCCGGCAGACCACAGACGGCGGGACTCTACGGATCGACGCGGTCTACGACGCGGCCGGTCGTCTCACCTCCCAGACGGCCGATCCGGGCAGGCTCGCCAGGAAGACGGCCTACGCCTACGACGCCAACGACAACGCCGTCAGCGTCACTAAGACGGCGGCCGGAACCGACCGTGCGGAGACCACCGAATACGCCTACAACGTGGACAACCAGCCGATTAGGCAGACCGTGCACAACGACGGCCAAGACCTGGTCACCGCGCTCACCGTCGACGACCGGAAGCTGATAACCGCGATCACGGATCCGCGGGGAACCGCATCCGGTGCGAACGCCGCGGACTACACAACCGACATCCGTTACGACGCGGTGGGTAAGGCGATCGAGCTGAAGCTGCCGCAGGTTCAGGTCGAGCGCAACGGCGGTGCTGCCGCGCCCGCACGCCCGACCACCCGGCTCGGCTACAACACCTACGGTGAGCAGACGCATGCCGTGGACCCGGAGGGACGGACCGGTACCTCCCTGTTCGACCGGGCAGGGCGCCTGGTCTCCCAGGACATGCCCGCGTACACCCCGCCAGGAGGCCAGGCGATCACGCCGACCGTGACGGCCTCCTACGACGCCGCCGGACAGCAGATCAGCGCGACCGACGCGCGTGGCCACACCACGACCGCGCTCTATGACGGACTCGGCCGGAAGGTCCAGGTGAGTCAGCCGCTCGTGGGCGGCGCCGCGGCCGGCATCTCCACCTACACCTATGACCTGCTCGGTGAGGCCCTGTCCCTGACCGACCCCACAGGGGCACACTGGGAAGCGACGTACGACGACCTGGGCCGACAAATCACCACCACAACCTTCGAGCGCAAACCGACCGCGGTGGCCTATGTCACCACCTACGAATACGATGACGCGGACAATCTCAGTAAGGTGATCCGGCCGACCGGGGACGCCGCCACGCGCGCCTACAACGCGTTCGGCGAGATGACGTCGCACACTGACGCGCTCGCAAACAGCACGACCTTCGACTACGACCTGTCCGGCCGGGTGGTCAAGACGACCAACCCCCTCGGCGTATCCAACACCGCGAAGTACGACCTTGCCGGCAGGCAGATCGAGACGGCCGACGTCGACGCCGGCGGCTCGGTGCTGCGCACCCGGAAGTTCGGCTATGACGCCGTCGGCAACCAGACCAGCCAAACCACGGCGACGGGTCACACCACTACTCGTACCTACGATGCCGGCAACCGACTGATCGAGCAGCATGAGCCGGTCTCCGCTACCGAGACGATTAACACCTCGTTCGGCTATGACGCGGCGGGGCAGCAGACCCGATCGACCGATGGGCGGGGTAACACCACCTACACCACTTACAACGGCCTTGGCCTGGTGGAGTCGGTGATTGAGCCGAGCACCGCCGCGCACCCCAACCCGTCCGACCGCACCTGGACCACCATCTACGATGCGACGGGCAACCAGGTCACGAGCCTGCTTCCCGGCGGCGTCAAGGTCGAGCGCACCTTTGACGAGTTGAACCGGCTTGTCAAGCAGAGCGGCAGCGGCGCCGAGGCGGTCACGGAGGACAAGAACTTCACCTACGACCTCGCCGGCCGCCTGACGAACGCTGATGAACTGGCCTTCTCGTTGAACGACCGAGGCCTGCTGCTGAAGAGCAGCGGACCCGACGGCGACATCAACGCTTACGCCTACGATGGCGACAATCGGCTCGTCCAGCGGGTCGATGCCACCGGTACGGCATCGTTCACTTGGGATGACGCCGACCGCCTCACCAGCATGGCAGATCCGGTCACATCCGCGACCATCAAGTATGGCTATGACAAGGCGGCGCGCCTGACCAGCGTGGTCTATGGTGCGAATGGCGCCCACCGGGCCTACTCCTATGACCCGCTAAACCGTCTTACCAGGGACGAGCTCAAGAGCAGCCAGGACTCACCGATCGCGTCGATCGACTACGGCTACGACGCCGATGACAACCTGAAAACCAAGACCACGGCAGGCACGGCAGGTGCCGGCACCAACACCTACACCTACGACTGGGCCAACCGTCTTACCTCCTGGACCGCGCCCGACGGCAACACCACCGAATACGGCTGGGACGGCGCAGGTAATCGCATCCGTGAGGGCGACAAGACATACACCTACGACGAACGCAACCGGCTAACCTCAGGTGACGGCTACACCTTTACATATACGGCACGTGGCACTCTCGCTGAGGCATCCAATGGCAAGGTGGAGGTCACCAAGTTCGACGCCTTCGACCGCCTCATCCAGGACGACGCAGTCACATACGACTACGACGCTTTTGACCGAATGGCCACCCGCACCGATAGCGGGCAGGTGATGAAGTTCGCTTACGACGGTCAGACGAACAACCTAGTCGCCGTTACAGACGGCAACAATGTCAAAAAGGCGACGTACGGCCGGGACGCGTTCGGGCGCACGGTAAGCCTGTCCGACGGAGGCGGGGGCCAGTTGGCCTTCAGCGACCTGCACGGCGACCTGATCGGTACCTTCACCATCGATGGCGGCGCCCTCGTCGACTCGATCGCCTATAACCCCTTCGGAGAGGTCATTACCCAGACGGGTGTCACGCACGACCTTGGATATCAGGGCGGATACACCGATCCGAGCACCAAGAAGGTGAACATGGCTGCCCGCTGGTACCAGCCAGCCACGGGAAACTTCGTCTCTCGCGACGCCGCGACCCTCGCGGCCGATCCGTCGGTCCAGCTGAATCGATATGCCTACGCCAATGACAATCCCCTCACGCATATAGATCCCGACGGGCACAAAGCAAAGAAGGTGAAGAAAAAGGTTGTGGCCGTCGGGTCGAAGACATGGATGAAGGACTGCAAGAAAAAACATAACGACAATGCTTGCAAGGAAGTAAAAGACTATCACAATGACTGTATGGAGGAGTACGGTAGGAGCGGTTGCAAGGATGCAGAGGCGGTGTATCTAAAGTGTCGCGATAAGGGTAAAACGGCACTCGCCTGTGAATCCCGAGAAGTGTACGCGGCTTGTGAGCCAGAAGGTGGTAAATGGCACTGCCGTGATGCCATTACCGTGTACAAGGAGTGCCGGACCAAGCTCAATTACAACAGCTCCAATCGAGCAGTATGCGTTGAGGGTGTGCATGAGTACATGGCCTGTAGACCGAAGTACAATAAAACCCCCTGCAGCGAGGCCACGCGGCTCTATGAAGAATGCAGGCTGGGCAAGAATGGCGTTACGGAATGCAGGGACGCGGCGGACCTCTATGGCACATGTCGAGACTGGGGCAAAGACTCATACAATAAGGATTCAACAACGTGCGGTTCCATCAGTCGCCGCTTCATCGGCTGTCAGAAGTTGTATGCAGGCGACTCCTGCCACGATGTAGGGATCCTGCAACTAGAATGTCTAAAGGTCGCGAAGAACGACTTCGCCGCGTGCAACAGACTCGCAGATACTTTTACCGAATGCTTCAAGGAGGCCAATAAGGATACGCAACAATGTGGCCGGGCCCCAAAGCAAGACTGTAAGTCGCACAAAACGTTCGCGAAATGTGTGACAACATATTCTGCTCTGCAAGCCTGGCTAGTGGACCATATTATGGACATATGGTCGGATACTTCCACCGTGTGCGCCCTGTCAGCAGCGGTGGGGGCCGTTTCGACTCTCGGTTCCACTAGCGTCGTTGCTGCAGGGATCGCCGCCGGCTGCGCCCTCGCGACTACCTTCTCGACCGCTTCAGCATCGGGCCTTAATAAAAGATGGGATGATCTACGGAAAGCAAATCCTGGAAGGGGAATAGTCGTCACATATATCACCACATACGGCATTGCGTCATGGGATATAAATCTGTTGTAA
- a CDS encoding DinB family protein, with product MSETTALGEPATPDLTDAPVATGERADLLAMLAKHRHFLRFTTRDLTDEEAGRRTTASELCLGGLIKHVAAVERMWAAFILKGPSVMGDFATMTEADWARRADGFRLLPGETLAGVLADYAEAARRTDELVATLPDLDATQPLPKAPWFEPGARWSARRVLMHIMAETAQHAGHADIIRESLDGAKSMG from the coding sequence ATGAGCGAGACCACGGCCCTCGGCGAGCCGGCCACCCCTGACCTCACCGACGCGCCCGTCGCCACCGGCGAGCGCGCCGACCTGCTGGCGATGCTGGCCAAGCATCGGCACTTCCTGCGCTTCACCACCCGCGATCTCACCGACGAGGAGGCCGGGCGGCGGACCACCGCAAGCGAGCTGTGCCTGGGCGGGTTGATCAAGCACGTCGCCGCGGTCGAACGGATGTGGGCCGCCTTCATCCTGAAGGGTCCGTCGGTCATGGGTGACTTCGCCACCATGACGGAGGCCGACTGGGCCCGGAGGGCCGACGGGTTCCGGCTGCTGCCGGGCGAGACGCTGGCCGGCGTGCTCGCGGACTACGCCGAGGCCGCCCGCCGGACCGACGAGCTGGTCGCCACCCTGCCCGACCTGGACGCCACCCAGCCGCTGCCGAAGGCCCCGTGGTTCGAGCCCGGCGCCCGGTGGTCGGCCCGCCGGGTGCTGATGCACATCATGGCCGAGACCGCCCAGCACGCGGGCCACGCCGACATCATCCGCGAATCCCTCGACGGTGCCAAGAGCATGGGCTGA